The Desulfurellaceae bacterium genome window below encodes:
- a CDS encoding transporter substrate-binding domain-containing protein: protein MARLFGAGWVILLSVGTAWSQDAGTFRTCLLANNPPYSWQADESGFDLETARAVAEAMGRGFEPVWIEHDTRITEIEETDLPVFGLARGRCDAIFSVPGQDALDEAPTLVVGAPYYGAGFELVGPAEKSLRSLDEVGDGAVAVRAQTIANFMLSARKIQTFTVFSLEEALDAVGSGGASAALLWGPKAGWHLSAHPELPLRIVDTLEPPSVVRWNESVATRREDAALRQAIDAALGSLAESGTLTRLLEKYGIPAHRPFATTYSFAEMQQLMFQSLSNRQP, encoded by the coding sequence ATGGCGAGACTTTTCGGTGCCGGTTGGGTTATCCTGCTGAGCGTTGGCACAGCCTGGAGCCAGGACGCTGGGACGTTCCGAACGTGTCTGCTGGCCAACAACCCGCCCTACTCGTGGCAGGCCGACGAGAGCGGCTTTGACCTGGAAACGGCCCGGGCGGTTGCCGAGGCAATGGGGCGTGGGTTTGAGCCGGTGTGGATTGAGCACGACACCCGGATCACCGAGATTGAGGAGACCGACCTGCCTGTCTTTGGGCTGGCGCGCGGCCGGTGCGACGCGATTTTCAGCGTGCCGGGTCAGGACGCGCTCGACGAAGCGCCCACGCTGGTGGTTGGAGCGCCGTACTACGGGGCGGGCTTTGAGCTGGTCGGGCCGGCCGAGAAGAGCCTGCGTAGCCTGGACGAGGTCGGCGACGGAGCCGTTGCGGTACGCGCCCAAACGATCGCCAATTTCATGCTGAGCGCCCGGAAAATCCAAACCTTCACCGTCTTTTCCCTCGAAGAGGCGCTGGACGCGGTGGGCAGCGGCGGGGCGTCCGCAGCCCTGCTGTGGGGACCGAAGGCGGGCTGGCACCTCAGCGCCCATCCTGAGCTGCCCTTACGGATCGTCGATACGCTTGAGCCGCCCAGCGTAGTGCGCTGGAACGAATCGGTCGCAACCCGCAGAGAGGACGCCGCGCTGCGCCAGGCCATCGACGCCGCGCTCGGCAGCCTGGCCGAATCCGGCACCCTCACCCGCCTGCTCGAAAAGTATGGCATCCCGGCCCACCGGCCTTTTGCCACTACGTACAGCTTTGCCGAGATGCAGCAGCTGATGTTTCAGTCGCTGAGCAACAGACAACCCTAG